A DNA window from Stenotrophomonas sp. 57 contains the following coding sequences:
- a CDS encoding bifunctional diguanylate cyclase/phosphodiesterase, with amino-acid sequence MLVGTYNPWLVAISLLVAVMASYTALAMAGRTVTAPGKGAAWWWRLGGGFAMGLGIWSMHFIGMLAFDLPIPLGYDLPITLLSLALAIASSVFALWLVSLRTLPHPRLAGGALLMGTGIASMHYVGMAAMRMRPGIDYDPGWLLFSLLVAVAASWTALYVAFRLRAQRTRVGDRLAAAGLLGLAIVGMHYTGMAAARFPEGSICGAAVGDGLQSEWLAMLVVVLTVAILAVVLVVSWLDQRVEAQLLRLRNSMLSTSLTDAQQELTQAALHDPLTRLPNRLLLQRRIVQALAEAEQGGSRFAVMFMDLDGFKQVNDAYGHQAGDALLVAVAERTRQLLRPHDMLARLGGDEFVLVVRIEHDEDLPTLARRILQAVGSGPLLPDNELQVTASIGVAICPDHAASERQLMAFADAAMYQAKESGRNAFVLFADWMNDSAEQQFRLLADLRRAIGSDQLFLNFQPKIRVATQKVAGAEALIRWRHPEHGLIPPDRFIRLAERSGAINDIGRWALDQACQQLRRWHHAGHEGWSMSVNLSPVQFSSPHLLQDVREVIERYGIAPRHLVLEITESTVMRDTDTSLRLLQALSALGVGISIDDFGTGYSSLLYLKRLPATEIKIDHAFVRDLEHSAEDVVIVSAIVALGHALDMDIVAEGVETAAQRAYLERLGCDYLQGYLLGRPVDAARFMQLHDLPRPRVELAQSPPQQHPPG; translated from the coding sequence ATGCTGGTAGGCACGTACAATCCGTGGCTGGTGGCGATCTCGTTGCTGGTCGCCGTAATGGCTTCCTACACCGCACTGGCGATGGCCGGGCGCACGGTCACCGCGCCGGGCAAGGGCGCGGCCTGGTGGTGGCGCCTGGGGGGCGGCTTCGCGATGGGCCTGGGCATCTGGTCGATGCATTTCATCGGCATGCTCGCCTTCGATCTGCCCATTCCGCTCGGCTACGACCTGCCCATCACCCTGCTCTCCCTGGCCCTGGCCATCGCCTCGTCGGTGTTCGCACTGTGGCTGGTGTCACTGCGCACCCTGCCGCATCCACGCCTGGCGGGCGGCGCATTGTTGATGGGCACCGGCATTGCCAGCATGCACTACGTCGGCATGGCCGCCATGCGCATGCGACCCGGCATCGACTACGACCCAGGTTGGCTGCTGTTCTCGCTGCTGGTGGCGGTCGCCGCCTCGTGGACCGCGCTGTATGTGGCCTTCCGCCTGCGCGCGCAGCGCACCCGTGTCGGCGATCGGCTCGCGGCCGCCGGCCTGCTCGGGCTGGCCATCGTCGGCATGCACTACACCGGCATGGCCGCCGCACGCTTCCCCGAGGGCAGCATCTGTGGCGCGGCGGTCGGCGATGGCCTGCAGAGCGAATGGTTGGCGATGCTGGTGGTGGTGCTGACCGTCGCAATCCTGGCCGTGGTGCTGGTGGTCTCGTGGCTGGACCAGCGGGTGGAAGCGCAACTGCTGCGCCTGCGCAACTCGATGTTGAGCACCTCGCTGACCGACGCGCAGCAGGAGCTGACCCAGGCTGCATTGCATGATCCGCTCACCCGCCTGCCCAACCGGCTGCTGCTGCAGCGGCGCATCGTGCAGGCACTGGCCGAGGCCGAACAGGGCGGCAGCCGTTTCGCGGTGATGTTCATGGATCTGGACGGGTTCAAGCAGGTCAACGATGCCTATGGCCACCAGGCCGGCGACGCGCTGCTGGTGGCGGTGGCCGAGCGCACCCGCCAGCTGCTGCGCCCCCACGACATGCTGGCCCGCCTGGGGGGCGATGAGTTCGTGCTGGTGGTACGCATCGAGCATGACGAGGATCTGCCAACCCTCGCCCGGCGCATCCTGCAGGCGGTCGGCAGTGGACCGCTGCTGCCGGACAACGAACTGCAGGTAACCGCCAGCATCGGCGTGGCGATCTGCCCCGACCACGCCGCCAGCGAGCGGCAGCTGATGGCGTTTGCCGACGCGGCGATGTACCAGGCCAAGGAGTCCGGACGCAACGCCTTCGTGTTGTTCGCCGACTGGATGAACGACAGTGCCGAGCAGCAGTTCCGGCTGCTGGCCGACCTGCGCCGGGCGATCGGCAGCGACCAGCTGTTCCTGAACTTCCAGCCCAAGATCCGCGTGGCAACGCAGAAGGTGGCCGGTGCCGAGGCGCTGATCCGCTGGCGGCACCCGGAACATGGCCTGATTCCGCCCGATCGATTCATCCGCCTGGCCGAGCGCAGCGGGGCGATCAACGACATCGGGCGCTGGGCACTGGACCAGGCCTGCCAGCAGCTGCGGCGCTGGCACCACGCCGGTCACGAAGGCTGGTCGATGTCGGTGAACCTGTCGCCGGTGCAGTTCAGTTCGCCGCACCTGCTGCAGGATGTGCGTGAAGTGATCGAACGCTATGGCATTGCCCCCCGCCACCTGGTGCTGGAGATCACCGAAAGCACGGTCATGCGCGATACCGATACCAGCCTTCGCCTGCTGCAGGCGCTGTCGGCGCTGGGCGTGGGCATCTCCATCGATGATTTCGGAACCGGCTATTCCAGCCTGTTGTACCTGAAGCGGCTGCCGGCCACCGAGATCAAGATCGACCACGCCTTCGTGCGCGACCTGGAACACAGCGCCGAAGACGTGGTGATCGTCTCGGCGATCGTAGCGCTGGGCCACGCGCTGGACATGGACATCGTCGCCGAGGGCGTGGAGACTGCGGCGCAGCGTGCCTACCTGGAGCGGCTGGGCTGCGACTACCTGCAGGGCTACCTGCTGGGCCGCCCGGTCGATGCAGCACGCTTCATGCAGTTGCACGACCTGCCGCGGCCGCGGGTGGAACTGGCGCAGAGCCCGCCGCAACAACACCCGCCCGGATAA
- the fliR gene encoding flagellar biosynthetic protein FliR, protein MDAATQMAADGLQAFGMIGTVLWTMLRIGAVAMAMPMVGTRAVPARIRVILAGTLAIALAPLLPPVPEWTGFDAATVLTIARELAIGVSIGFLLRLVFEAGALAGELIAQGTGLAFAQMSDPLRGGTSGVIGQWFYLMFGLLFFTANGHLALISLVVDSYRALPIGAPLPDPHAFFSIAPTFLLTVLRGALTLAIPLTVAMLAVNLAFGVLARAAPALNPIQLGLPVSLLLGLFLLALLAGEMGPPVQRLFDAAFQAADAVTH, encoded by the coding sequence ATGGACGCCGCCACCCAGATGGCTGCCGACGGCCTGCAGGCCTTCGGCATGATCGGCACCGTGTTGTGGACCATGCTGCGCATCGGCGCGGTGGCGATGGCCATGCCCATGGTCGGTACACGTGCAGTGCCGGCGCGGATCCGCGTGATCCTGGCCGGCACCCTGGCCATCGCGCTGGCGCCGCTGCTGCCGCCGGTACCGGAATGGACGGGCTTTGATGCCGCCACCGTGCTCACCATCGCCCGCGAACTGGCCATCGGCGTGTCCATCGGCTTCCTGCTGCGCCTGGTGTTCGAAGCCGGTGCGCTGGCCGGCGAACTGATCGCCCAGGGTACCGGCCTGGCCTTCGCACAGATGAGCGACCCCCTGCGCGGCGGCACCTCGGGCGTGATCGGGCAGTGGTTCTACCTGATGTTCGGCCTGCTGTTCTTCACCGCCAATGGCCACCTGGCGCTGATCTCGCTGGTGGTGGACAGCTACCGGGCGCTGCCGATCGGCGCGCCGCTGCCCGACCCGCACGCCTTCTTCAGCATCGCCCCGACCTTCCTGCTGACCGTACTGCGCGGCGCACTGACCCTGGCCATACCGCTGACGGTGGCGATGCTGGCGGTCAACCTGGCGTTTGGCGTGCTGGCCCGCGCTGCCCCGGCACTGAACCCGATCCAGCTGGGCCTGCCGGTCTCACTGCTGCTGGGCCTGTTCCTGCTGGCCCTGCTGGCAGGGGAAATGGGCCCACCGGTGCAGCGCCTGTTCGATGCGGCCTTCCAGGCGGCCGACGCGGTCACACACTGA
- a CDS encoding flagellar biosynthetic protein FliQ, translating to MSPELALTELRGGLITVLWVAGPLLLTVLVVGVVVGVVQAATQLNEPTIAFVAKAAALTAVLFALGSLLIGHLVEFTTLLFQRIPHLIG from the coding sequence ATGTCTCCCGAACTTGCCTTGACCGAACTGCGTGGCGGCCTGATCACCGTGTTGTGGGTGGCCGGCCCCCTGCTGCTCACCGTGCTGGTGGTAGGCGTCGTGGTGGGCGTGGTGCAGGCCGCGACCCAGCTCAACGAACCCACCATCGCCTTCGTGGCCAAGGCGGCAGCGCTGACCGCGGTGCTGTTCGCGCTGGGCAGCCTGCTGATCGGCCATCTGGTTGAATTCACCACGCTGCTGTTCCAGCGCATCCCGCACCTGATCGGCTAG
- the fliP gene encoding flagellar type III secretion system pore protein FliP (The bacterial flagellar biogenesis protein FliP forms a type III secretion system (T3SS)-type pore required for flagellar assembly.), producing the protein MRVTRTRLATLIPWLLLLALCLLPALAFAAPGAPTTPLPDINVGKIGGAPVSLPLQTLLLMTAITLIPSMLLVLTSFTRIIIVLGLLRQALGTGQTPSNQVLLGLALFLTAMIMLPTWDKAWSTGMAPYLNGDIDFQTAWTLTTTPLRAFMLAQIRETDLMTFAGIAGHGTYASPDAIPFPVLVASFVTSELKTAFEIGFLIFIPFVIIDLVVASVLMSMGMMMLSPMLVSAPFKILLFVLVDGWVLTVGTLAASFNPA; encoded by the coding sequence ATGCGTGTCACCCGTACCCGTCTTGCCACCCTGATACCGTGGCTGCTGTTGCTTGCCCTGTGCCTGTTGCCGGCACTGGCGTTCGCTGCGCCCGGCGCACCGACCACGCCGCTGCCGGATATCAACGTCGGCAAGATCGGCGGTGCGCCGGTCAGCCTGCCGCTGCAGACCCTGCTGCTGATGACGGCGATCACCCTGATCCCGTCGATGCTGCTGGTGCTGACCTCGTTCACCCGCATCATCATCGTGCTGGGCCTGCTGCGCCAGGCGCTGGGCACCGGCCAGACGCCGTCCAACCAGGTGCTGCTGGGCCTGGCCCTGTTCCTCACCGCGATGATCATGCTGCCGACCTGGGACAAGGCCTGGAGCACCGGCATGGCGCCGTATCTCAACGGCGACATCGACTTCCAGACCGCCTGGACGCTGACCACCACGCCGCTGCGCGCTTTCATGCTGGCGCAGATCCGCGAGACCGACCTGATGACCTTCGCCGGCATCGCCGGGCACGGCACCTACGCCAGCCCCGACGCGATCCCGTTCCCGGTGCTGGTCGCCTCGTTCGTCACCAGCGAGCTGAAGACCGCCTTCGAGATCGGCTTCCTGATCTTCATCCCGTTCGTGATCATCGATCTGGTGGTGGCCAGCGTGCTGATGTCGATGGGCATGATGATGCTGTCGCCGATGCTGGTGTCGGCCCCGTTCAAGATCCTGCTGTTCGTGCTGGTCGATGGCTGGGTGCTGACGGTGGGAACGCTGGCGGCCAGTTTCAATCCGGCTTGA
- the fliO gene encoding flagellar biosynthetic protein FliO — MLAVGKAAAPVGPQVGQHAAAAPSLFGAVLALLAVLALVIGLGWLLKRMPGSGFRPAEGMKLVASLSVGAKERVVVVEVNGQQLLLGVTAGGINTLHTLPEPLPPPAPVRVPDFKNLPNFAQLLQQRLRKDP, encoded by the coding sequence CTGCTGGCGGTCGGCAAGGCCGCCGCCCCGGTTGGCCCGCAGGTCGGCCAGCATGCAGCCGCCGCACCCAGCCTGTTTGGTGCGGTGCTGGCGCTGCTGGCAGTGCTGGCCCTGGTGATCGGCCTGGGCTGGTTGCTCAAGCGCATGCCCGGCAGCGGCTTCCGCCCTGCCGAAGGCATGAAGCTGGTGGCCAGCCTCAGTGTCGGCGCCAAGGAACGCGTGGTGGTGGTCGAGGTCAACGGCCAGCAACTGCTGCTGGGCGTCACCGCCGGTGGCATCAATACCCTGCATACCCTGCCCGAACCGTTGCCGCCACCGGCGCCGGTACGCGTGCCGGACTTCAAGAACCTGCCGAATTTCGCCCAGCTGCTGCAGCAGCGGCTGCGCAAGGACCCCTGA
- the fliN gene encoding flagellar motor switch protein FliN has protein sequence MNDIDALEPTPAQFSSLQADEANGPDLNLDVILDVPVTLSLEVGRARLPIRNLLQLNQGSVVELERGAGESLDVFVNGTLIAHGEVVVINDRFGVRLTDVVSPSERIRRLR, from the coding sequence ATGAACGATATCGACGCCCTCGAACCCACCCCGGCCCAGTTCAGCAGCCTGCAGGCCGATGAGGCGAACGGCCCGGACCTGAACCTGGACGTGATCCTCGATGTGCCGGTGACACTGTCGCTGGAAGTCGGTCGCGCGCGCCTGCCGATCCGCAACCTGCTGCAGCTCAACCAGGGTTCGGTGGTGGAACTGGAACGGGGTGCCGGCGAGTCGCTGGATGTGTTCGTCAACGGCACGCTGATCGCCCACGGCGAAGTGGTGGTGATCAATGACCGCTTCGGCGTGCGCCTGACCGATGTGGTCAGCCCGAGCGAGCGGATCCGGAGACTGCGTTGA
- the fliM gene encoding flagellar motor switch protein FliM, translated as MNDLLSQDEIDALLHGVDSGAVETDPEPPSGEARSYDFASQDRIIRGRMPTLEMVHERFARLWRIGLFNLIRRSAELSVRGIELIKFNDYMHSLYVPTNLNLIRFKPLRGTGLIVFEPTLVFAIVDNFFGGDGRYPTRIEGREFTATEMRVIHLLLKQTFADLREAWAPVMDVDFEYINSEINPHFANIVTPREYVVVCRLHVELDGGGGDIHVTLPYSMLEPIRELLDAGIQSDRNDRDESWGQTLREQLNIAEVTLSSVLASKRMTLRDLTQLKVGDILPIELSPQVPLCVENIPVFTGEFGIANGMNAVKITATHPPGTRPRVPVIQEDPQ; from the coding sequence ATGAATGACCTGCTGTCCCAGGACGAGATCGATGCCCTGCTCCACGGCGTGGACAGTGGCGCGGTCGAGACCGATCCGGAACCGCCGTCCGGCGAAGCACGTTCGTACGACTTCGCCAGTCAGGACCGCATCATCCGCGGTCGCATGCCGACCCTGGAAATGGTCCATGAGCGCTTCGCCCGCCTGTGGCGGATCGGCCTGTTCAACCTGATCCGCCGCTCGGCCGAGCTGTCGGTGCGCGGCATCGAGCTGATCAAGTTCAACGACTACATGCACTCGCTGTATGTGCCGACCAACCTGAACCTGATCCGCTTCAAGCCGCTGCGTGGCACCGGCCTGATCGTGTTCGAGCCGACCCTGGTGTTCGCCATCGTCGACAACTTCTTCGGTGGCGACGGGCGCTACCCGACCCGCATCGAAGGCCGCGAGTTCACCGCCACCGAAATGCGGGTCATCCACCTGCTGCTGAAGCAGACCTTCGCCGACCTGCGCGAGGCCTGGGCACCGGTGATGGATGTCGACTTCGAGTACATCAACTCGGAGATCAACCCGCACTTCGCCAACATCGTGACGCCGCGCGAGTACGTGGTGGTGTGCCGCCTGCACGTCGAGCTCGATGGCGGTGGCGGCGACATCCACGTGACCCTGCCGTACTCGATGCTGGAGCCGATCCGCGAACTGCTCGACGCCGGTATCCAGAGTGATCGCAACGACCGCGACGAGAGCTGGGGCCAGACCCTGCGCGAGCAGCTCAACATCGCCGAGGTGACGCTGTCCAGCGTGCTGGCCAGCAAGCGCATGACGCTGCGTGACCTGACCCAGCTGAAGGTGGGCGACATCCTGCCGATCGAGCTCAGCCCGCAGGTGCCGTTGTGCGTGGAGAACATCCCGGTGTTTACCGGCGAGTTCGGCATCGCCAACGGCATGAACGCCGTGAAGATCACCGCTACCCATCCGCCGGGCACCCGCCCGCGCGTACCCGTCATCCAGGAAGACCCGCAATGA
- a CDS encoding flagellar basal body-associated FliL family protein, whose protein sequence is MAAAADKTKKTAEKDKAAKPRSPILITALVAVLAAAAAGGGVWFFTQSKPEEKTAQAPKKSATPAPAQYFALDPAFVVNLNGPIDGPRYLQLEVQLMTRDPAALEAIKTHAPAIRARLLMLFSQVSPDQIADVAGKQKLQAASLAEVQKVLKAETGSNGADDLLFTSFVTQ, encoded by the coding sequence GTGGCCGCAGCCGCTGACAAAACCAAGAAGACCGCCGAGAAGGACAAGGCCGCCAAGCCGCGCAGTCCGATCCTGATCACCGCCCTGGTGGCCGTGCTGGCCGCCGCAGCCGCCGGTGGCGGCGTCTGGTTCTTCACCCAGTCCAAGCCGGAAGAGAAGACCGCGCAGGCCCCGAAGAAGTCCGCCACCCCGGCACCGGCGCAGTACTTCGCGCTGGACCCGGCCTTCGTGGTCAACCTCAACGGCCCCATCGACGGCCCGCGCTACCTGCAGCTGGAAGTGCAGCTGATGACGCGTGACCCGGCCGCGCTGGAAGCGATCAAGACCCACGCGCCGGCCATCCGCGCGCGCCTGCTGATGCTGTTCTCGCAGGTCAGCCCCGACCAGATCGCCGACGTCGCCGGCAAGCAGAAGCTGCAGGCCGCCTCGCTGGCCGAAGTGCAGAAGGTGCTCAAGGCCGAGACCGGCAGCAACGGCGCCGACGATCTGCTGTTCACCAGCTTCGTGACCCAGTAA
- a CDS encoding flagellar hook-length control protein FliK, translated as MPAPLASSANAQTQTTGGAAARAPRSEGSKDFSQLLQGGAPDSPAPASAATSPSPPTSAPKPQTTADGKGQAPEERSTDAAASGKDTSPLPPQAPGAGDPATDKDTPVASEDAPWPPLGLAGLVLAMPAPADPAATPPATTSTGATLPVTAGPVLPATPPGPGAATASTTDSTPSAAGTDDVTTLPLPEMILPGGKRGDRDSSDLTAIGDRSAAPLLHAPAPAALQDLKAALAAGNAVFNGEPTPRPVLGDDGFDQAIGARVGWLADQKIGHAHIRLSPDDMGPVDVRLQLNGDKVHASFSSPHVDVRQALENSLPRLRELLGEQGFQLAHADVGHQAPGGDGNASGRSGAGGMAGDGEPSPGDGNVSSAQLIRQRGLLDAYA; from the coding sequence ATGCCCGCCCCGCTCGCCAGCAGCGCCAACGCGCAGACACAGACGACCGGCGGCGCTGCAGCGCGCGCGCCACGCAGCGAGGGCAGCAAGGATTTCAGCCAGCTGCTGCAGGGCGGCGCGCCGGACTCGCCCGCGCCTGCCAGCGCCGCCACATCACCGTCACCGCCCACCTCGGCACCGAAGCCGCAGACGACCGCCGACGGCAAGGGCCAGGCGCCCGAAGAACGCAGCACGGATGCGGCAGCCTCGGGTAAAGACACGTCGCCCTTGCCGCCGCAAGCCCCGGGTGCGGGTGATCCGGCTACGGACAAGGACACGCCTGTTGCCAGCGAAGACGCGCCGTGGCCGCCGCTGGGCCTGGCTGGGCTGGTCCTGGCCATGCCGGCACCTGCCGACCCGGCCGCCACTCCGCCGGCCACCACCAGTACCGGAGCGACGCTGCCCGTCACTGCCGGTCCGGTACTGCCTGCCACGCCCCCGGGGCCGGGCGCTGCCACCGCATCGACGACTGACAGCACACCGTCGGCCGCCGGCACCGACGATGTCACGACCCTTCCACTGCCGGAGATGATCCTGCCCGGCGGCAAGCGTGGCGACCGCGACAGCAGCGACCTGACCGCGATCGGCGACCGTAGCGCCGCCCCACTGCTGCACGCCCCTGCCCCGGCAGCCCTGCAGGATCTCAAGGCCGCGCTCGCTGCTGGCAACGCCGTCTTCAATGGCGAACCAACGCCCAGGCCGGTGCTTGGCGACGATGGCTTCGATCAGGCCATCGGTGCCCGCGTGGGCTGGCTGGCCGACCAGAAGATCGGCCACGCCCACATCCGCCTGAGCCCGGACGACATGGGCCCGGTGGATGTGCGCCTGCAGTTGAACGGCGACAAGGTGCACGCCAGCTTCAGCAGCCCGCATGTGGACGTGCGCCAAGCACTGGAAAACAGCCTGCCACGCCTGCGTGAACTGCTGGGCGAACAGGGCTTCCAGCTGGCTCATGCCGATGTCGGCCACCAGGCCCCCGGCGGTGACGGCAATGCGTCGGGGCGATCCGGCGCCGGCGGCATGGCCGGTGACGGAGAACCGTCGCCGGGCGATGGCAACGTGTCGTCCGCGCAGTTGATCCGCCAGCGCGGTTTGCTGGACGCGTACGCCTGA
- the fliJ gene encoding flagellar export protein FliJ, with translation MNQSKRIDPLLKRAQEHEDAVARDLAERQRVLDTHLSRLDELRRYAEEYANAQMAATSPAQLLNRRAFLDRLDSAVEQQQATVNGNREKVEAERARLILASRDKAVLEQLAASYRAQEKVVTDRRDQREMDDIGARRARLAQAEDQDGAEQGGRS, from the coding sequence ATGAACCAGTCCAAGCGCATTGATCCCCTGCTCAAGCGGGCCCAGGAACACGAGGACGCGGTCGCCCGCGACCTGGCCGAACGCCAGCGCGTGCTCGACACCCATCTATCGCGACTGGACGAACTGCGCCGTTATGCGGAGGAGTACGCAAACGCGCAGATGGCAGCCACCAGCCCGGCGCAGCTGCTCAACCGGCGCGCGTTCCTGGACCGCCTGGACAGTGCCGTCGAGCAGCAGCAGGCCACGGTCAACGGCAACCGCGAAAAGGTGGAAGCCGAGCGCGCCCGCCTGATCCTGGCCAGCCGTGACAAGGCCGTACTGGAACAGCTGGCCGCCAGCTACCGTGCGCAGGAGAAAGTGGTGACCGACCGCCGCGACCAGCGCGAGATGGACGATATTGGGGCGCGCCGTGCGCGCCTGGCGCAGGCCGAGGATCAGGATGGTGCGGAGCAGGGAGGCCGCTCGTGA
- a CDS encoding FliI/YscN family ATPase, producing MTPGSQPTPPPADWAVARNLRLARRLDGLRVDTAHGRGLIREGVLRRAVGLTLEAVGCEAPLGASCKVEVVDGGWVDAEVVGFAGERTYLMPSAELHGLLPNARVVPSARRGGVEVGEGLLGRVIDSDGVPLDGKGPIRAEGHVGMAGVSINPLAREPITQPLDVGVRAINALLPIGRGQRVGLFAGSGVGKSTLLGMMTRYTAADVIVVGLIGERGREVRDFVETTLGEEGLRRAVVVASPADRPPLARLHGAYRATAIAEWFRDQGLNVLLLMDSLTRFAQAQREIGLSVGEPPTTRGYPPSVFAKLPALVERAGNGAKGRGSITAFYTVLTEGDDPQDPIADAARAILDGHILLSRRVADSGLYPAIDVESSVSRVVTEIADEPWRLRIRKLKRLVSAYSANRDLIAIGAYQRGNDAATDEALERWPEIMEFLGQDVAKAADLPHSQAALQRLVEQES from the coding sequence ATGACGCCCGGATCGCAGCCCACGCCACCGCCGGCCGACTGGGCCGTTGCCCGCAACCTGCGCCTGGCCCGCCGCCTCGACGGCCTGCGCGTGGATACCGCGCATGGTCGTGGCCTGATCCGTGAGGGCGTGCTGCGCCGCGCGGTCGGGCTGACGCTCGAAGCGGTCGGTTGCGAGGCACCGCTGGGTGCCAGCTGCAAGGTGGAAGTGGTCGACGGTGGCTGGGTCGATGCCGAAGTGGTCGGCTTTGCCGGTGAGCGCACTTACCTGATGCCCAGCGCTGAACTGCACGGCCTGCTGCCCAACGCCCGCGTGGTGCCGTCGGCGCGCCGCGGTGGCGTGGAAGTGGGCGAAGGCCTGCTCGGCCGCGTCATCGACAGCGACGGCGTGCCGCTGGACGGCAAGGGCCCGATCCGCGCCGAAGGCCATGTCGGCATGGCCGGCGTTTCGATCAATCCGCTGGCACGTGAACCGATCACCCAGCCGCTGGACGTGGGCGTGCGCGCGATCAACGCGCTGCTGCCGATCGGCCGCGGCCAGCGTGTCGGCCTGTTCGCCGGTTCCGGCGTCGGCAAGTCGACGCTGCTGGGCATGATGACCCGCTACACTGCCGCCGACGTGATCGTGGTCGGCCTGATCGGTGAACGTGGCCGCGAAGTCCGTGATTTCGTCGAAACCACGCTGGGCGAGGAAGGCCTGCGCCGCGCCGTGGTGGTGGCCAGCCCGGCCGACCGGCCACCGCTGGCACGCCTGCACGGTGCCTACCGCGCCACCGCCATCGCCGAATGGTTCCGCGACCAGGGCCTGAACGTGCTGCTGCTGATGGACTCGCTGACGCGCTTCGCCCAGGCGCAGCGCGAGATCGGCCTGTCGGTCGGTGAACCGCCGACCACCCGCGGTTACCCGCCGTCGGTGTTCGCCAAACTGCCGGCACTGGTCGAACGCGCCGGCAATGGCGCCAAGGGGCGTGGTTCGATCACGGCGTTCTACACCGTGCTGACCGAGGGCGACGATCCGCAGGATCCGATCGCCGATGCAGCGCGCGCGATCCTCGACGGTCACATCCTGCTCTCGCGGCGCGTGGCCGACAGCGGTCTGTACCCGGCCATCGACGTCGAATCGTCGGTCAGCCGCGTGGTCACGGAAATCGCCGACGAACCGTGGCGGCTGCGCATCCGCAAGCTGAAGCGGCTGGTTTCGGCCTATTCGGCCAACCGCGACCTGATCGCCATCGGTGCCTACCAGCGCGGCAACGATGCGGCCACCGACGAAGCCCTGGAGCGCTGGCCGGAAATCATGGAGTTCCTCGGCCAGGACGTTGCCAAGGCCGCAGATCTCCCGCACAGCCAGGCGGCGCTGCAGCGCCTGGTGGAACAAGAGAGCTAA
- a CDS encoding FliH/SctL family protein: MSNVVRWLAPDLLAQPEPALAQEDVFELTGPDPEHEPEPPLQLPTLEEIQAIQDSAEKEGFQHGHADGYSQGQAEVRRLAAQIEGILDNFSRPLVRLENEVVGALGELAVRIAGALVGRAYEADPALLAQLVGEAIDAVGGSTREVEVRLHPDDIAALAPLLNLSPQQRLVPDTSLSRGDLRVHAEAVRIDGTLEARLRGALDAVIRQTGAGA; encoded by the coding sequence GTGAGCAACGTCGTGCGCTGGCTTGCCCCGGACCTGCTGGCCCAGCCCGAACCGGCGCTGGCGCAGGAAGATGTCTTCGAGCTCACCGGGCCGGACCCGGAACACGAACCCGAGCCACCACTGCAGCTGCCGACCCTGGAGGAGATCCAGGCGATCCAGGACAGCGCCGAGAAGGAAGGCTTCCAGCACGGCCATGCCGACGGCTACAGCCAGGGCCAGGCCGAGGTGCGGCGCCTCGCCGCGCAGATCGAAGGCATCCTGGACAACTTCAGCCGGCCGCTCGTGCGGCTGGAGAATGAAGTGGTCGGTGCGCTCGGCGAGCTGGCCGTGCGCATCGCCGGTGCACTGGTCGGACGTGCCTACGAGGCCGACCCGGCACTGCTGGCACAGCTGGTCGGTGAGGCCATCGACGCGGTGGGTGGCAGCACCCGCGAAGTCGAGGTGCGCCTGCACCCCGACGACATCGCCGCCCTCGCCCCCCTGCTGAACCTGTCGCCGCAGCAGCGCCTGGTGCCCGATACCAGCCTGAGCCGCGGCGACCTGCGCGTGCATGCCGAAGCGGTACGCATCGACGGCACGCTGGAAGCCCGCCTGCGCGGTGCGCTGGATGCGGTGATCCGCCAGACCGGAGCAGGCGCATGA